The DNA sequence CATTTTGGCTCAATGGTCAATGATGATATGGGTGAATGGAATTGCAAGTCAGGTTGCAAAATATAAAATACTTGCTCAAAGTTCTCGAGCTAATCGTTCCAGTTATTGCCTGATGCGTTTCGAATAGCTTCTTTGCATGGGAATCTCGCAGCATCGCTTCGAATTAGAGGAACAACAGGAACCTTAAAGTCGTGATGTGTAACATCTCTTATCGTCTCCGATCTCTCGCAGCGGAATCGAAATTTCAAACTTGTAATTATTGAGGAGTAGATGCCATGCCAGCATCTTTTTATTTGTTATCATCGTTGATACCAGCGGGTACATATACCAGAATTACAGTAAGGCCAGAAGCCATAAGGGCATGCGGGCAGCTGTTCGCAAATTATTAACCAGAACATTATTACGGACGAGGTGGGTCCTTACATTGGTTGCTCCAACAAGGTTGTGACCATCACTTAACAATCCGCTCAGATTATTCATAATGTCGAGCCACACAACCCCAATTTACCAATGCCAAGATTGGCCTTCAATTGTTATTaaaccttcttcctcatccgGCCATCCCCTTGACTCTCCTCACTTCTCTATAccaccttccattctcccTCATCTGGAAGAGGCTTCAAAGCACCTTCATTCGCATAAGACAGTCGCTGTTCCGACTGAGACGGTATATGGTCTTGCAGCTTCATCCCTTGATCCCGAAGCTTGTAAGATGATTTACAAAATCAAAAATCGGCCATCAGACAATCCCCTCATTATCCACGTCTCATCATTAGATATGTTGCGTCGCCTCCTACCACCTGACTATAGTTTCTCGTCTCTTTATCTTGCCCTTATCAACGCCTTTTGGCCCGGGCCTTTATCTTTACTGTTCCCATCACCGTCTCCCCCTCCATCACCTGCTCCTCAGACAAATGCTATCCGCAtgccttcccatccccttgctcttgctctcATAGCCCACTCCAACCTTCCGCTATCCGCCCCGTCAGCCAATTCTTCGGGTAGACCAAGCCCCACCAAGGCACAACATGTGTGGAATGACCTCAATGGATCAGATGGTCTTGGATGCATAATAGACGGAGGCGACTGTGGAGTGGGTGTAGAATCTACCGTCGTAAACGGGCTTGagtggaaggaggggggaggaggaaaagtggACATTCTTCGCCCTGGCGGGCTAGGTGTAGAGCAAATCAAAAAGATTGTAGATGAGgttgatggtggagaaggcaagacAGAAATCCTTTTGCTCGGGAAACCTTGGAAGGGGGCATCATTTAAGCATTCATCTTCTACAGATCCCGTCCAGCAAAACGACGTTAACCTTTTAACAACTCCGAAGGTCAATTTTGCACCTTCAACGCCCGGTATGAAATACCGACATTATTCCCCCCGGGTACCTGTATTCCTTCTTAAACCTAGCAATATATTCCCTCGTCCACCAGCCCTCAtgtcaccatcttcatcatctgcatCTGCTGTACTTCGGCAAATATTGTCAAACATATCATCGGACTCAAAGTtcaagaggaggataggcGTTCTCCATTTTGAAGGCTCCCCATTGAGCAAGCAGTTGCTCATAGATACGGATGAAGCAGAATTAATTCCTGTGTCTTTAGGTGATTCTGTGGCTTCGGCAGCTCAACGCTTGTTCGCCGGAATGCTCACCCTGGAGAGTGTACCCTCGACAGATGGCCAGCCGTCTGGAGTTGATGCTATCGTCATTGAGGGCTGCTCAGATGACGGATTGGGGTTGGCGGTGATGGAAAGAGTAGGCAAGGCAGTAGGTGGCGGCGGGGTTTTAGGAGATGTAGCCACCGACGACGGAAAGGTTGTCGGTAGCGGAAACAAGTTCTGGGTGGACGTTAGTTCTACTTGATCTAATTCGGCGTTCAAACTGTATAATCCGTTGAAACAGATGTAGATGCACACAGCCTCCTTAAAGCTTATCACACATGTCACGTCTGTGAAAATGATGCCGCTGATAATCTTGAAACAATTCTTTTTGCCTCGTTTGTTCTCCCAGTCTCGTTTAATCATACCAGGAAAAAaatgaggaaaaagaaacagCATCGGCTAATGGCAAGGCGCTGCCATCGCCAATAATATAGCATGTCGCTCATTCATACCCTATGGCAGCGACAGCAACTATTATTCgaccatgatgatgatagcTGCTTTGAGGTCAAGTAGACTACGTGATCATCCATACGTTGTTATGTCAGTCGTGGAAAACGATACCCCTTCTCAGTCCTCGTCATTGAAAGTCCATCCATCAAATAATCAATGGAACATATGTAGAAACTGTATCCGATCATTCGCTGATGTGAATCGATAGATAAATATGCATCGAGGCATCCGTATCAACCCGATGTCTGCTGAGGAACTCTGAAATCATAATACTCTGATGCAAGTATCAGAATGATATCAAATAAAAAATTGTCCGAACGACAAGCAAGTAGGAACATTTTCTTCGGAAACGTACGGAAACGGTACAAATAATTCATATATGAAAAATAAATAACCATATGGATTTTTCAAATGAAATAAATGTCcgaacgacgacgagccTTTCAGTCTTGAATTTAGCAGTTGTCCCGATCTATGTACGTTACATCTACGTCTAGAATATTTTGAGTGAGTGGTCCTTCAGCCACCAAAGAAAGATAAGTGATACGTTAAGCATTCCTGTCTCGCTTTAATTTCTTTACCTTCCATACATATACAGACAACAAATGCCCGCAACAAAATCCAAGTCCAACGTCGCCCTCCTTACAGAGGGTGCAACTTATATTCAGCGAGCAAAGAAAGCTAGAAAGGAACAAGTCGAAGAAATCAAGTTTGACGATGAAGCCAGAAGGTGAGTCATTTGGCCATTCATATCATGTtctacatcatcatcaggaGATGGAGCTGACCTTGGGATTTAAGAGAATGGTTGACCGGCTTTAGTAAGAGGAAAAAGGCCAAGgctgaagagaagaaagccaGAGCtaaggaaagggagaggcAAGAGCATTTGGAGGAGAGGCGAAACGTTTGTCTATAGTCACGTCAATCATTCTTCTCAAAGCTAACAATTTGATGTATtaaggcaaggaaagaatTGAGGCAGAGAGCTGCTGAGAATGTAAAGTCGGTCAGACGGGCCATgggtttggaagatgacgaggatgataATGGTGAGTATCACTGCGGTACTTTCTATTGCCGCCGGAAATGTCTGACGCATAATTACAGAGGAGAgcaacgaagaagaagccggGTCTCCCGCTCCCAAGGATCTGGAGAAGGCCGAATTTTCGGACGACGAGCAAATAGCAACAGTCACCATCACCGAAGACTTTGATCCCTCTGCTTCAATCTATCCCATCCGAACTTCAACTTCACCTTCGCCCTCTGTTGATGACAAATCAGAGTTGAAATCCAAAAAGCCTACCGTCAAGTTGTTGCCTCCATCAAGTAGACGAGCTCAGAAGGctgatgaaaagaagaaggagaaaaagaagattagCAGAAGCATGGAAACTAAGgcggagagaaggaagggcaaggaaatGGAATTGCGAAAGAGGTCCAAAAAGGCCGCTTTAGCTatggaaaggaaggggaagactcCTAGAGGTCCAAAGAAGGGCatggggaagggaaggcATTGATGGTTTGAAAGCATGTGTATCCAGGGCTTTGTATGTTTTTCATGTACGATATGGCTGAATTCGAAGCTACCGTCTCTCAGACATTTCAACTTGCTCTCCAAGCATCCCTCTTCGTCGGTCGCTATTATAATGGGGTTGCGGTCTATATGGTTGCTGCCATTCTCGCGGCAAGAGCCTATCGATATCTTCTCTGAATTTGATCCACGCATCTACCAGTCGTTAGGGTCTGCTGCTTGATGTACTGGTCAAATAGCTCACCAGATAATGTAACACGCACGCCCCAGCCGGAACTGCTGGCACCATCGAGCTCAGCATTTCGAGTGCGAGATCTCACTGTCAGATAATACACTGGCATACCCGAAGCAATGAATACTAATGCCGCGGTCTCAGCATCGCGAGTACGGTCTGTTCTCATAAACTTACCGAATGCTGCAAATGCTTCCCATGGAGCAGCGAAAATGGGCATCAATAAAAGGAACATGGACACGGCGCAGAAGACGATAGGTGTAACGAGCCAAGCCCGATACGGTCTGTCGAGATGAGGCTCTTTGACACGCAGAACGAGGAGACCAAGGACAGTGAGGAGGTAAAAGGTCCAAGAAGCGACGGAGAAAAAGTTCAGTAGCGCTGAAAAGTGAAACATCGGGGTCAGCAAGCGTCGAAAGTATATAACAATTTTCTAACCTCTAAATCCCCCACCGAAGATGACAAAAAAGATAGCCAATCCACCTTGAAGCAGAATAGCGTTATCTGGCGTTCGACGCTGGGGGTGAAGACgtgagaagatggaaggaaggaagtgTTCTTTAGAGGCTGCATAGATGAGCCTTGCTGCTATGACATTTTTCAATATTCTTTCTCCTGAtgcaaaagagaaaaacTCACTTGTATACAATCCGCCGTTCAAGGCTCCAAAGCAACTAATAGCTACCAGAGTACTGAACACAACGGCTCCAAATTTCCCGATAGTAACTTTTCCGAAGTCCAACGCAACGGTGTTTGACGAGGCCACGACAGATGGGCTGAGGACAATAAAGTAAGAGAGGTTGGCTCCAAGAAAGAGAACCACTACGATAGCCATTGAAGAGTGCAGAGCACGGGGCAGATCTCTGTTGGTGTCTCGCATTTCGCCTGCCACATACTGAAGGTAGAATAAGCCACAATCTAAGGACACAACACACCAATCAGACGTACACAACAAGCGTCCCAGCCATCAAATGCCCAAAGACCGGAGTAGATAGCGATAGCGTAGTTGCCTGCATCCGCCAATGTGCCTTTGAACAACCCACTGGGCATCAAACCCTCGCCAGGTCCATCTCTGAGCAGCACAATTGCACCCAAGACCGCCACGAATACCAACGCACCAATTTTAATGACAGTAAGGACCACCGTTGAATTCGTGCCCATGGTAGGTGATATAGCGTTGAGAATTGAACATAGAAATATAGCGAAGACTGCTGTCACTTCGATTGACCATGCCGGGACTTCGGAGTCTCCCAAGGAATGTGATATTAAGCGATTGACATATTCACTAAATGGCAGGAAGTAAGGCTCAAGGAGACAGGGTTATTGGCAGCACTTGCCCAAAGATGAGAGCGATCATAGCCGCACTTCCTGGCTTCAATGCTGACACTGCAGTCCAGGTGAACAAGTATGAAGTGATTGGCCCAAACTTGGGAAAAACGTTTTTAGCCCTGCAATAGATTTCCGCTAATAATATAGCTTACTGCGTATGCTAAGTATGCTTGACTACCTCCAGAGAGAGGAATAGCACATCCTAGCTCAGCATACGAACTGCGATTGATCAGTCAATCTCGCAGCCC is a window from the Cryptococcus neoformans var. neoformans JEC21 chromosome 2 sequence genome containing:
- a CDS encoding cell growth and/or maintenance-related protein, putative codes for the protein MRAAVRKLLTRTLLRTRLFIMSSHTTPIYQCQDWPSIVIKPSSSSGHPLDSPHFSIPPSILPHLEEASKHLHSHKTVAVPTETVYGLAASSLDPEACKMIYKIKNRPSDNPLIIHVSSLDMLRRLLPPDYSFSSLYLALINAFWPGPLSLLFPSPSPPPSPAPQTNAIRMPSHPLALALIAHSNLPLSAPSANSSGRPSPTKAQHVWNDLNGSDGLGCIIDGGDCGVGVESTVVNGLEWKEGGGGKVDILRPGGLGVEQIKKIVDEVDGGEGKTEILLLGKPWKGASFKHSSSTDPVQQNDVNLLTTPKVNFAPSTPGMKYRHYSPRVPVFLLKPSNIFPRPPALMSPSSSSASAVLRQILSNISSDSKFKRRIGVLHFEGSPLSKQLLIDTDEAELIPVSLGDSVASAAQRLFAGMLTLESVPSTDGQPSGVDAIVIEGCSDDGLGLAVMERVGKAVGGGGVLGDVATDDGKVVGSGNKFWVDVSST
- a CDS encoding L-methionine porter, putative, whose amino-acid sequence is MTSPYIPLPAAPLPLSEDPSSMELSSSADDDEGHGRPRLGRSATINSLGDFEFEHALLPLTLSGDADVDSHKEERHVELWHGVALVVGAQVGSGIFSSPGVVVQEVGSVGASLMVWVISGVLAWTGASSYAELGCAIPLSGGSQAYLAYAFGPITSYLFTWTAVSALKPGSAAMIALIFGEYVNRLISHSLGDSEVPAWSIEVTAVFAIFLCSILNAISPTMGTNSTVVLTVIKIGALVFVAVLGAIVLLRDGPGEGLMPSGLFKGTLADAGNYAIAIYSGLWAFDGWDACCYVAGEMRDTNRDLPRALHSSMAIVVVLFLGANLSYFIVLSPSVVASSNTVALDFGKVTIGKFGAVVFSTLVAISCFGALNGGLYTTARLIYAASKEHFLPSIFSRLHPQRRTPDNAILLQGGLAIFFVIFGGGFRALLNFFSVASWTFYLLTVLGLLVLRVKEPHLDRPYRAWLVTPIVFCAVSMFLLLMPIFAAPWEAFAAFVFIASGMPVYYLTVRSRTRNAELDGASSSGWGVRVTLSDAWIKFREDIDRLLPREWQQPYRPQPHYNSDRRRGMLGEQVEMSERR